The DNA segment AACGCTTTTCATGTACTTTATGGATAAAGAACTGAAGCATGGTTTCGGTGACTTCAAAGTCAGCAATCACACCGTCCTTGAGAGGACGAATCGCAGAGATATTGGCAGGCGTACGACCGAGCATTTGCTTGGCATCGAGACCTACGGCCGCAACGGTTTTATGGTGACCATTATGACGAATCGCCACAACAGTCGGTTCGTTGAGCACAATACCTTTGCCCGGCGCGTAGATCAGTGTATTGGCAGTGCCAAGGTCAATGGCTAAATCGGTTGAAAACAACCCAAACAGACGCTTCAGAATCACAGGACTTTCCAGAAAAATAGAGGCAAACAAGCAAGGTCGCAACTGTAACTAAAACTGGGCATTTGAACAAGACATGACTTGTGAATGACGTCTAACAATATCATCTTTTTTTATGTTTTTTTTAAAGCGAACTGAACAAGTCTTGCCAGAAAGGCTGATAAATTTGATGAAGTTTTATCAAAAAACAACAGCAAAGCCCCCAAAATACTGCTTAGATCACGCATAATATCGCATAATTTTTATTTCAATCATTTTTCTTAAATTTTAGGGAAATGATGTTTCACTCAATTGGTTTGTAAACAAGAGTATCGTATGACGGATTCAAACAGCGCTTCAACGAACAGCGCACTCAGCGCCACTGATATCAATAAAATTGCAAAACTGGCTCATCTGCAAATTACCGATGATGAATGTCAGCGTTATGCCGCCAGTTTGAATAATATCTTATCCCTGATGGATCATTTGCAAACCGTCGATACGACCAATATTGAACCGCTTAAAAATCCTTTCGATACCCCCCAACCACTACGTGATGATGTGGCCACGGAGCCCAATCGCCGTGATGTCTATCAAAGTGTTGCGCCTGCAACGCAGGATGGACTGTATCTGGTTCCCAAAGTACTCGACTGATTTTATTTTTCAAAGAGAATGCGATTTAAAACCAACTTCTCCAGTGAAATCTTTTATTTCTGCTTTTATTAAACGCATTAGACGAATTGGTTATGACTGAATTACATCGATTAGATATCCGCGAGCTTGCACAAGGACTCGCTAGCAAACAGTTCTCATCACTTGAGCTGACCCAGCATTTTTTAGCGCGTATTGATCGCCTAGATGCCAAGCTGAACAGCTTTATCACCGTAACACATGAGTCTGCACTCGCCAATGCACGCAGTGCAGATGCATTACGTGCTCAGGGCAATGCAGGCGTGTTAACGGGCATTCCTATTGCTCACAAAGATATTTTTTGTACTGAAGGGGTAAAAACCTCTGCGGGCTCAAAAATGCTGGATAATTTCATCTCCCCTTATAACGCCACTGTAGTGGCACAAGCCAATGCGGCAGGTCTCGTCATGTTGGGCAAAACCAATATGGATGAGTTCGCGATGGGCTCCAGTAATGAAAGCTCTTTTTACGGTGCAACACACAACCCCTGGGCCTTAAATCGCGTACCGGGTGGCTCTTCAGGTGGATCAGCAGCAGCCGTTGCAGCCGACCTTGCCCCCTTTGCAACCGCAACCGATACAGGTGGCTCAATTCGCCAGCCTGCGGCATTCTGCGGTCTCACAGGGCTTAAACCCACCTATGGCCGTGTCTCCCGATTTGGCATGATTGCGTATGCCTCTAGCCTAGATCAGGGTGGTCCCATTGCTCGAAGTGCAGAAGATTGTGCCTATTTACTTCAAGTGATGGCAGGGCATGATGCCAAAGATTCGACCAGCGTAGATCACCCCACTGAAGATTATGTGGCGGGTATCACTACAACCACCAACCCTGACAAACCGCTCCAAGGTTTACGCATCGGCTTACCGCATCAATACATCAAAGATGGCCTAGATGCAGATGTCAAAGCACGCGTGCTCGATGCGCTCAAAGTCTTAGAGGATTTAGGCGCAACACTGGTGGAGATCAATCTCACCACCTCCGATGCTGCGATTCCAGCCTATTACTTAATTGCACCCTCTGAAGCATCCAGCAACTTGTCGCGTTATGACGGCGTGCGTTTTGGACATCGCTGTGAGAACCCGAAAGACTTGATGGATCTATATACACGCTCACGCACAGAAGGTTTTGGCGATGAAGTGCAGCGCCGGATTTTAATCGGCACCTATGCGTTATCAGAGGGTTACTATGATGCTTACTATCTCAAAGCACAAAAAGTGCGTCGTTTAATTCAAAATGACTTCCTCAAAGCATTTGAACAATGTGATGTCATCGCAGGACCCACCGCGCCTACCGCAGCCTATGCCATCGGTGCCAAACAAGATCCGGTTGCGATGTACTTAGGCGACATTTACACCATCGCAGTCAACCTTGCGGGTTTACCTGCGATCAGTGCGCCTGTTGGATTTGATACCAGCTATAGCGGCCATGACAACTGCGCTCCCCTGCCTGTGGGACTGCAATTGATCGGGCCATACTGGTCTGAAAGCAAATTACTGTCGATCATTCATCAATATCAACAACGTACCGATTGGCATAAACAACGTGCGCCAATAGCAAGTGATGCAGGAGCAGCCCTATGAGTCTATTAGTCCAAGGCTGGGAAGTCGTCATTGGTTTAGAGATCCATTGTCAGCTAAACACACAAAGTAAGATTTTCTCGGGTTCGCCAACTGCATTCGGTGCAGAGCCCAACACCCAAGCCAGTTTGATTGACCTTGCCCTACCAGGCACACTGCCAGTGCTAAACCGTGAAGTGGTCAATAAAGCCGTACGCTTTGGTCTCGGTATCGATGCGGAGATTGGACGAGCATCGGTATTTGCACGTAAAAACTACTTCTACCCTGACCTTCCTAAGGGCTATCAAATCAGCCAGATGGATGATCCTATCGTCGGCAAAGGTCATGTCGATATCGTGCTGGAAGATGGCACAGTCAAGCGTG comes from the Aquirhabdus parva genome and includes:
- the gatC gene encoding Asp-tRNA(Asn)/Glu-tRNA(Gln) amidotransferase subunit GatC; translated protein: MTDSNSASTNSALSATDINKIAKLAHLQITDDECQRYAASLNNILSLMDHLQTVDTTNIEPLKNPFDTPQPLRDDVATEPNRRDVYQSVAPATQDGLYLVPKVLD
- the gatA gene encoding Asp-tRNA(Asn)/Glu-tRNA(Gln) amidotransferase subunit GatA, which produces MTELHRLDIRELAQGLASKQFSSLELTQHFLARIDRLDAKLNSFITVTHESALANARSADALRAQGNAGVLTGIPIAHKDIFCTEGVKTSAGSKMLDNFISPYNATVVAQANAAGLVMLGKTNMDEFAMGSSNESSFYGATHNPWALNRVPGGSSGGSAAAVAADLAPFATATDTGGSIRQPAAFCGLTGLKPTYGRVSRFGMIAYASSLDQGGPIARSAEDCAYLLQVMAGHDAKDSTSVDHPTEDYVAGITTTTNPDKPLQGLRIGLPHQYIKDGLDADVKARVLDALKVLEDLGATLVEINLTTSDAAIPAYYLIAPSEASSNLSRYDGVRFGHRCENPKDLMDLYTRSRTEGFGDEVQRRILIGTYALSEGYYDAYYLKAQKVRRLIQNDFLKAFEQCDVIAGPTAPTAAYAIGAKQDPVAMYLGDIYTIAVNLAGLPAISAPVGFDTSYSGHDNCAPLPVGLQLIGPYWSESKLLSIIHQYQQRTDWHKQRAPIASDAGAAL